In Desulfovibrio sp. ZJ209, one genomic interval encodes:
- a CDS encoding dynamin family protein gives MGFYDKIQQKYESLDETACGLDEAEALKLLGRLCSKTKQWDELVRHRRLSSCLSHWLPEILSRAGLGDPGLRQAFGRLDQLAASILENARLPMLRHKTVLGIGGAFSAGKSRFLNALTGRECLPEEQGPATAIGTYLVRGPEFSILAHTKGNGLEALRMEELRTISHKFHAAYKIGFADVLHKLVITSPDFLEHLVLLDTPGYTKPADGKALEAVDRRIAREHLKNSDYLIWLIDIGSGAITETDVTFLKELEPRNPFLVVFNKADGKSTGEIADVVRRSEDLLASKGMRVFGVTAYSSADKEEYLGRNLVRDYIAQARRSQPFSPREELAALERQWSASFTKQKAEIAADLYAIQDAVTGSARVSAILGMIGVYSSLSRDSTTLYYEEKSFHKGMEEFFRTVGDFL, from the coding sequence ATGGGCTTTTACGACAAAATTCAACAAAAGTATGAGTCGCTGGACGAGACGGCGTGCGGCCTGGATGAGGCCGAGGCGCTGAAACTGCTGGGGCGCCTGTGCTCGAAAACGAAGCAATGGGACGAGCTCGTGCGGCACCGGCGGCTCAGCAGTTGCCTCTCGCACTGGCTGCCGGAAATCCTGAGCCGGGCCGGCCTCGGCGACCCGGGCCTCAGGCAGGCTTTCGGCAGGCTCGACCAGCTGGCGGCGTCCATCCTCGAGAACGCGCGCCTGCCCATGCTGCGGCATAAAACCGTGCTCGGCATCGGCGGCGCGTTCAGCGCGGGCAAGTCCCGTTTTCTCAATGCGCTCACCGGCCGGGAATGCCTGCCGGAAGAGCAGGGGCCCGCCACTGCCATAGGCACCTACCTGGTCCGCGGGCCGGAGTTCTCCATCCTCGCCCACACCAAGGGCAACGGGCTGGAGGCCCTGCGGATGGAAGAGCTCCGGACCATAAGCCACAAGTTCCATGCCGCCTACAAAATCGGCTTTGCCGATGTGCTGCACAAATTGGTCATCACCTCGCCGGACTTTTTGGAACACCTCGTCCTGCTGGATACGCCCGGCTATACGAAACCGGCGGACGGCAAGGCGCTGGAGGCCGTGGACAGGCGCATCGCGCGCGAGCACCTGAAAAACAGCGATTACCTCATCTGGCTCATTGATATCGGCAGCGGCGCCATCACCGAGACGGACGTAACCTTCCTGAAGGAGCTGGAGCCCAGAAACCCCTTCCTGGTCGTTTTCAACAAGGCCGATGGGAAATCCACCGGGGAGATAGCGGATGTGGTGCGGCGCTCGGAAGATCTCCTCGCGTCAAAGGGGATGCGCGTTTTCGGCGTCACGGCCTATTCCTCGGCTGACAAGGAAGAATACCTGGGCAGGAACCTTGTCCGCGACTATATCGCCCAGGCCAGGCGGTCGCAGCCCTTTTCCCCGCGCGAAGAGCTGGCCGCGCTTGAGCGGCAATGGAGCGCGAGCTTCACGAAACAGAAGGCGGAAATCGCCGCCGACCTCTATGCCATCCAGGATGCCGTGACAGGCTCCGCCAGGGTCTCGGCCATTCTGGGCATGATCGGTGTCTATTCCTCCCTGTCACGCGACAGCACCACGCTCTATTATGAGGAGAAAAGCTTTCACAAGGGCATGGAAGAGTTTTTCCGCACCGTGGGGGACTTTCTCTAG
- a CDS encoding DUF3175 domain-containing protein: MENRDWSENVQTHWHPAPGFFEQPAQAIAEGLKANSDSYRQAMDRLDFYINRAGDRLKDPQKFEEAKTILRQLYGRAE; the protein is encoded by the coding sequence ATGGAAAACAGGGACTGGTCCGAAAACGTGCAGACCCATTGGCATCCGGCGCCGGGCTTTTTTGAGCAGCCGGCGCAGGCCATCGCCGAGGGGCTCAAAGCCAATTCCGACAGTTACCGGCAGGCCATGGACAGGCTGGATTTTTACATCAACCGCGCGGGGGACAGGCTGAAGGACCCCCAGAAATTTGAAGAGGCCAAGACGATTTTGCGCCAGCTCTACGGCCGGGCCGAATAA
- a CDS encoding NADH:flavin oxidoreductase: protein MKELFQPFEARNLKAKNRLVRSATWENLATPEGGICANSYGLYDELAAGGVGTIITGFTSVDAHDRYFGGMMRLCDDALIPEYQKLTDIIHKHGVSVLTQLALGAYYAKGPDGRYREVEIDAMSTGEVERMVGLFVAAGARAARAGFDGAQIHAAHFFFLSRFISPAVNHRHDQYGGSVAGRARVLVDILEGIRREAPGLHISVKLNSSDFLPGGLTEADALETGRLLAAHGIDSIEVSGNGTSRTGIRGPNDEAYFGMFAMRLAEMVDVPVILVGGLRSKKVMELLLRTSNIALLSLSRPLIRQPGLPKLFQSGQADKADCISCNACYRTDGHTCVFTPTPKWLCEN from the coding sequence ATGAAAGAACTTTTCCAGCCATTCGAGGCCCGCAACCTGAAGGCGAAAAACCGCCTCGTACGCTCGGCCACCTGGGAGAACCTGGCCACGCCCGAGGGCGGCATCTGCGCCAATTCCTACGGGCTCTATGACGAGCTCGCGGCCGGGGGCGTGGGCACCATCATCACGGGCTTCACCAGCGTGGACGCCCATGACCGCTATTTCGGCGGCATGATGCGCCTGTGCGACGACGCGCTCATCCCGGAATACCAAAAACTCACGGACATCATCCACAAGCATGGCGTGAGCGTGCTCACGCAGCTGGCGCTCGGCGCGTACTACGCCAAGGGGCCGGACGGCCGCTATCGCGAGGTGGAGATCGACGCCATGAGCACGGGAGAGGTCGAGCGCATGGTCGGCCTCTTCGTGGCCGCCGGCGCCCGGGCCGCGCGCGCGGGCTTTGACGGCGCGCAGATCCACGCGGCGCATTTTTTCTTTTTGAGCCGCTTCATCTCGCCCGCGGTGAACCACCGCCATGACCAGTACGGCGGCTCGGTGGCCGGGAGGGCGCGGGTGCTCGTCGACATCCTCGAGGGCATCAGGCGGGAGGCGCCGGGGCTGCACATCTCCGTCAAGCTCAACTCCTCGGACTTCCTGCCCGGCGGCCTCACCGAGGCCGACGCGCTGGAAACCGGGCGCCTTCTGGCCGCGCACGGCATCGACTCCATCGAGGTCAGCGGCAACGGCACCTCGCGCACGGGCATCCGCGGCCCCAATGACGAGGCCTATTTCGGCATGTTCGCCATGCGGCTCGCCGAGATGGTGGACGTGCCGGTCATCCTCGTGGGGGGCCTGCGCTCCAAAAAGGTGATGGAGCTTTTGCTGCGCACTTCCAATATCGCCCTGCTGTCGCTTTCGCGGCCGCTTATCCGCCAGCCCGGCTTGCCGAAGCTTTTTCAAAGCGGGCAGGCGGACAAGGCGGACTGCATCTCCTGCAACGCCTGTTACAGGACGGACGGACACACCTGCGTGTTTACCCCAACCCCGAAATGGCTATGCGAAAACTGA
- a CDS encoding WYL domain-containing protein, translating into MPVKRDQDATTGTKLLRLFQRLMLDGRRHYQGELAEWLNCSRQTIIRLTTEIERVIGASLETGMDRHRRWYRMVPRSGFRLGPELEEVRYLRVCRDMAAPYLPEQVAHRVDESILRLSLALGDATAREKAGLQKPRFTFFSKGRIDYTPYFPVIETLLEAQDTRRICIAHYRAAGSRLYKTHRLAVGRLIAMNNALYVLGADVREDFRTMRHLCSMAVHRIRDAKLTEHPVLFTIPEADPATFGLPWHEPRTFRIRFAPGKVADYVRERTWADTQRMEETPDGGLILTITTRSQPELAAWVRSFGEAAELVSEEEEHVSEDHR; encoded by the coding sequence ATGCCCGTCAAGCGTGACCAGGATGCGACCACAGGCACCAAGCTGTTGCGGCTTTTCCAGCGGCTCATGCTTGACGGGCGCCGGCATTACCAGGGCGAGCTCGCCGAATGGCTCAATTGCTCACGGCAGACCATCATCCGCCTGACCACCGAAATCGAGCGCGTCATCGGCGCGAGCCTCGAGACGGGCATGGACCGCCACCGGCGCTGGTACCGCATGGTGCCGCGCTCCGGCTTCCGGCTCGGGCCTGAGCTGGAGGAAGTGCGCTATCTTCGCGTCTGCCGCGACATGGCGGCGCCCTACCTGCCCGAGCAGGTGGCGCACAGGGTCGATGAAAGCATCCTGCGCCTTTCGCTCGCTCTGGGCGACGCCACGGCGAGGGAAAAGGCCGGCCTGCAAAAACCCAGGTTCACCTTTTTCAGCAAGGGGCGCATCGACTACACGCCGTATTTTCCCGTTATCGAGACCCTGCTGGAAGCGCAGGACACGCGCCGCATCTGCATCGCGCACTACCGTGCCGCCGGCAGCAGGCTCTACAAGACGCACAGGCTGGCCGTGGGGCGGCTGATCGCCATGAACAACGCGCTTTATGTGCTGGGCGCCGATGTGCGCGAAGATTTCAGGACCATGCGCCATTTATGCAGTATGGCTGTGCATCGCATCCGCGATGCAAAACTGACGGAGCACCCGGTCCTGTTCACCATTCCCGAGGCCGACCCGGCCACCTTCGGCCTGCCCTGGCACGAGCCCCGCACCTTCCGCATCCGCTTCGCGCCCGGAAAGGTGGCGGACTATGTGCGCGAACGCACCTGGGCGGATACGCAGCGGATGGAGGAGACGCCGGACGGCGGCCTCATCCTCACCATCACCACCCGCAGCCAGCCGGAGCTCGCCGCGTGGGTGCGCAGTTTCGGTGAAGCCGCCGAGCTTGTTTCGGAGGAGGAAGAACATGTTTCGGAAGACCACCGCTGA
- a CDS encoding lysozyme inhibitor LprI family protein, whose translation MQKLLKHLCAVMFCVLPACAGLCVPCAHAEEELAPGYNACIDKAQSTADNVECLTGAYNYWDKALNANFKKAQGACEDTANAKECRARLLKAQRLWIQYKEAMGDALYGMGAGGTMDSLTVGHFLAEETKKQAQLLATGQ comes from the coding sequence ATGCAAAAACTGCTGAAACACCTCTGCGCCGTGATGTTCTGCGTCCTCCCCGCCTGCGCGGGCCTGTGCGTGCCCTGCGCCCACGCGGAAGAGGAACTGGCCCCGGGCTACAACGCCTGCATCGATAAGGCCCAGAGCACGGCGGACAATGTGGAGTGCCTCACCGGCGCCTACAACTACTGGGACAAGGCGCTCAACGCCAATTTCAAGAAGGCGCAGGGCGCCTGCGAGGACACGGCGAATGCAAAGGAATGCCGCGCCAGGCTGCTCAAGGCCCAGCGCCTCTGGATACAGTACAAGGAGGCCATGGGCGACGCGCTCTACGGCATGGGCGCCGGGGGCACCATGGACAGCTTGACGGTGGGGCATTTTTTGGCAGAAGAAACGAAAAAACAGGCGCAATTGCTGGCCACAGGCCAATAA
- a CDS encoding alpha/beta fold hydrolase, giving the protein MRKLIKAQTRRGVQLDGVLFSNGGEQSVVIAITGIHGNFYSNPMYYNIGDTLSDNGIAFVYAQTNDAFNKTETFNTKTGGTEIIGSYNECFDDICDDISAYVGAAEKAGYAHIFLAGHSLGANKVIHYLANARETPVEHYILVSPANMKYMLANVTKEERAIIRAYVEAGRAGEMLPFPFMGWAPMVAGTAWQWLFKNPLDNVHSDPEGDFSEVARIRQSGALIIGTYDRFSWGEPRAFIELINAHTKAPEKNEVIFVEGTGHVYSQREQVLADIVLGLARKWQAGGQTAGGAGAS; this is encoded by the coding sequence ATGCGAAAACTGATCAAGGCGCAGACGCGGCGCGGCGTCCAGCTCGACGGCGTGCTCTTCAGCAATGGCGGGGAGCAAAGCGTGGTCATCGCCATCACAGGCATCCACGGCAACTTTTACTCCAACCCCATGTACTACAACATAGGCGACACACTCTCCGACAACGGCATCGCCTTCGTCTATGCCCAGACCAACGATGCCTTCAATAAAACGGAGACCTTCAACACCAAAACGGGCGGTACGGAGATCATCGGCTCCTACAACGAGTGTTTCGATGACATCTGCGATGACATTTCCGCCTATGTGGGGGCCGCGGAAAAGGCGGGATACGCGCACATCTTCCTCGCCGGGCATTCGCTGGGCGCCAACAAGGTGATCCACTATCTCGCCAATGCCAGGGAAACACCCGTGGAGCACTACATCCTGGTGAGCCCGGCGAACATGAAGTACATGCTCGCCAACGTGACCAAGGAGGAGCGCGCCATCATCCGCGCCTATGTGGAGGCCGGCCGCGCGGGCGAAATGCTGCCCTTCCCCTTCATGGGCTGGGCGCCCATGGTGGCGGGGACGGCGTGGCAGTGGCTCTTCAAAAACCCGCTGGACAATGTCCACTCCGACCCGGAGGGCGATTTTTCCGAGGTGGCGCGCATCCGGCAGAGCGGCGCCCTGATCATCGGCACCTATGACCGCTTTTCCTGGGGCGAGCCGCGGGCCTTCATCGAGCTCATCAACGCGCACACAAAGGCCCCGGAAAAAAACGAGGTCATCTTCGTGGAGGGCACGGGCCATGTCTATTCGCAGCGCGAGCAGGTGCTGGCCGACATCGTGCTTGGACTCGCGCGGAAGTGGCAGGCAGGGGGGCAAACTGCGGGCGGCGCTGGGGCTTCCTGA
- a CDS encoding dynamin family protein translates to MSVQLEELASIAEKYGKLTEGTRGDIAAIRQGMKDFRAYVPFLGVFTVGKSSLLNDWLGESLLPEAQGATTALATELLPGPDSAMVIVREDGTERPLPALPADAEEANAPEASNGLYAYCTSPSENLARVFPVVPVDMPGINSGIRRHTEALYRYANRGAAFFLVFMPEEGTLPAAMKAFLQELELGGRPVWVVVTKCDTAHEEKITSVTEAVTAQLGAMGIAPAGVLRCGRGAGNTAERLQKALLSLDVAALNGSAHLEQALAACLRLKEQIATLQDSGTLDSRELDRQIRACDKAVRDLEEALRVEEKKLGRKLADLPATVGDEVLRALDSNTETLAAALESGEEVFATRLTGLVNKVVNSSLDAALEKDFGDMIKDIAKTLELEDGEAFDPRKLRDSVQVATKTLTTVAKILKKIQGAGQYYKVVTTILALTTSVVAPLVELVIIFLPELLSLFNSKENQRAKLAGELRARVFPAVQGAVIKELHALLPEIKGDLVAALRKEWSDRLEDAKAALEEARAGKESAEDAHRQAMAAFDADLARINDLVAAIRAGVRAGAPA, encoded by the coding sequence ATGAGTGTACAGCTTGAAGAACTTGCGAGCATTGCGGAAAAATATGGGAAGCTCACCGAGGGAACACGGGGCGATATCGCCGCCATCCGCCAGGGCATGAAGGATTTTCGGGCCTATGTGCCTTTTCTCGGGGTGTTCACCGTGGGCAAGTCCTCCCTGCTCAACGACTGGCTGGGCGAGAGCCTGCTGCCCGAGGCGCAGGGGGCGACCACCGCGCTTGCCACGGAGCTCCTCCCCGGGCCCGACAGCGCCATGGTCATCGTGCGGGAGGACGGCACGGAAAGGCCCCTGCCCGCGCTGCCCGCCGATGCGGAGGAGGCCAACGCGCCCGAGGCCAGCAACGGCCTCTATGCCTACTGTACCTCGCCCTCGGAAAACCTGGCCCGGGTCTTTCCCGTCGTGCCCGTGGACATGCCCGGCATCAATTCGGGCATCAGGCGGCACACCGAGGCCCTCTACCGCTATGCCAACCGGGGCGCGGCCTTCTTCCTCGTGTTCATGCCCGAGGAGGGCACGCTGCCCGCTGCCATGAAGGCCTTTTTGCAGGAGCTCGAGCTGGGCGGGCGCCCGGTGTGGGTGGTGGTCACCAAGTGCGACACCGCGCATGAGGAGAAAATCACCAGTGTGACGGAGGCCGTCACCGCGCAGCTCGGGGCCATGGGCATCGCGCCCGCGGGGGTGCTTCGGTGCGGCCGGGGAGCGGGCAATACGGCCGAGCGCCTGCAAAAGGCCCTGCTCTCGCTGGACGTGGCGGCGCTCAACGGCAGCGCCCACCTCGAACAGGCGCTGGCGGCCTGCCTGCGCCTCAAGGAGCAGATCGCCACCCTGCAGGATTCCGGCACGCTGGATTCGCGCGAGCTGGACAGGCAGATACGGGCCTGTGACAAGGCTGTGCGCGACCTTGAGGAAGCGCTGCGGGTGGAGGAAAAAAAGCTTGGCAGGAAGCTGGCGGACCTGCCCGCCACCGTGGGCGACGAAGTCCTGCGGGCGCTCGACAGCAATACGGAGACCCTGGCGGCCGCCCTTGAGAGCGGCGAGGAGGTGTTCGCCACAAGGCTCACCGGCCTTGTCAACAAGGTGGTCAACAGCTCCCTCGACGCCGCGCTGGAAAAGGATTTCGGCGACATGATCAAGGATATCGCCAAGACTCTTGAGCTCGAGGACGGGGAGGCCTTCGATCCCCGCAAGCTTCGCGACAGCGTCCAGGTGGCCACAAAGACGCTGACCACGGTGGCGAAGATCCTGAAGAAAATACAGGGCGCCGGCCAGTACTACAAGGTGGTCACCACCATCCTTGCGCTCACCACATCGGTGGTCGCGCCTCTCGTGGAGCTGGTCATCATTTTTCTGCCCGAGCTGCTGTCGCTCTTCAACTCAAAGGAAAACCAGCGGGCAAAGCTGGCCGGGGAGCTCAGGGCCAGGGTGTTCCCGGCCGTTCAGGGCGCTGTTATCAAGGAGCTCCACGCGCTGCTCCCGGAGATAAAGGGCGATCTCGTGGCCGCCTTGCGCAAGGAGTGGTCGGACCGGCTCGAGGACGCCAAGGCCGCCCTCGAGGAGGCCCGGGCCGGCAAGGAAAGCGCCGAGGACGCCCATCGGCAGGCCATGGCGGCCTTCGACGCGGACCTCGCCCGGATCAACGACCTCGTGGCCGCCATCAGGGCCGGTGTCCGCGCCGGCGCGCCGGCCTGA
- a CDS encoding NERD domain-containing protein/DEAD/DEAH box helicase, with amino-acid sequence MATMFPADNEAFTTAGEATVYRFLRRAARPDAVFLAWYSPDIEDREPDFILLSPDSGLIVLEVKDWLAGQVLEADPKSALLQVGPRQERRKQPLAQAREYVNSLLSLLGRHAPAGAGGKAAIPCPVTWGAVFPHMRREEFEACGLGEVMDGGRVLCWDDLNEDSPLLRDASGQRLRQWLAEHFPPLFPFSLTPEQVAWLRACIFPVVRLDLPQRGGASVPRQSATVLALDHEQENLARSFGPGKTLITGPAGSGKTLVLAHQAWHLPRVDRRIRRILITCFNLSLVGYIRRLLARKGVSLGPDGVEVVPFYSLCERILGEPLTHANEGGDYYELVVRECRERLAGEHPLKGRWDAILVDEGQDFSPDMARVLLCLLPEHGSLTVAQDENQCLYQPDAAGWSSALVPGLRTRRLNRQYRSTRPIAALAARVLGLPPGGAEPAGADGPAPRWLASKDARAQVEDVATAVAGLVRAGVPMSEIAVLYVRNRNEAVDNLAEALVEALEARGVLARWAARDTGSKRAYDITTDSVTVSTIHSAKGLDYARVFLLGLDEVPADDEKARRLAHVGVTRAREGLTLCTSHAGGLAAALKDSLKGEPRCKNC; translated from the coding sequence ATGGCGACCATGTTCCCGGCGGACAACGAGGCCTTCACCACGGCGGGCGAGGCGACGGTCTACCGCTTCCTCAGGCGCGCCGCCCGGCCAGATGCGGTGTTTTTGGCGTGGTATTCGCCGGACATTGAGGACCGCGAGCCGGACTTCATCCTGCTCTCGCCGGATTCGGGGCTCATCGTGCTGGAGGTCAAGGACTGGCTGGCCGGGCAGGTGCTGGAGGCGGACCCCAAGTCCGCGCTCCTGCAGGTCGGCCCCCGTCAGGAGCGCCGCAAGCAGCCGCTCGCCCAGGCGCGGGAATATGTCAACAGCCTGCTTTCCCTGCTCGGGCGCCATGCGCCGGCAGGCGCCGGGGGCAAGGCCGCGATCCCGTGCCCCGTCACCTGGGGCGCGGTGTTCCCGCACATGCGCCGCGAGGAATTTGAAGCCTGCGGCCTTGGGGAGGTCATGGACGGCGGCCGCGTGCTCTGCTGGGACGACCTCAACGAGGATTCGCCGCTCCTGCGGGACGCCTCGGGCCAGCGCCTGCGCCAGTGGCTGGCCGAGCATTTTCCGCCGCTCTTTCCCTTCAGCCTCACGCCGGAGCAGGTGGCGTGGCTGCGCGCCTGCATCTTCCCGGTGGTGCGGCTCGACCTGCCGCAACGCGGCGGCGCGTCCGTGCCGCGGCAGTCGGCCACGGTCCTCGCGCTGGACCATGAGCAGGAAAACCTCGCCCGCAGCTTCGGCCCCGGCAAGACCCTCATCACCGGGCCCGCGGGCAGCGGCAAGACGCTGGTGCTGGCGCACCAGGCGTGGCACCTGCCGCGGGTGGACAGGCGCATCCGCCGCATTCTCATCACCTGCTTCAATCTCTCGCTGGTGGGCTATATCCGGCGCCTGCTCGCGCGCAAGGGCGTCAGCCTCGGGCCGGACGGCGTGGAGGTGGTGCCCTTTTACAGCCTTTGCGAGCGCATTCTCGGCGAGCCGCTCACCCACGCCAACGAGGGCGGCGACTATTACGAGCTCGTGGTGCGCGAATGCCGGGAGCGCCTTGCGGGCGAACATCCCCTCAAGGGCCGCTGGGACGCCATCCTTGTGGATGAGGGGCAGGATTTTTCCCCGGACATGGCCCGGGTGCTCCTGTGCCTCCTGCCGGAGCACGGCAGCCTCACCGTGGCGCAGGACGAAAACCAGTGCCTCTACCAGCCGGATGCGGCCGGGTGGAGCTCGGCCCTTGTTCCCGGCCTCAGGACGCGCCGCCTCAACCGGCAATATCGGAGCACCCGGCCCATCGCGGCCCTGGCCGCGCGGGTGCTTGGCTTGCCGCCCGGGGGCGCGGAACCGGCGGGAGCCGACGGCCCGGCGCCCCGCTGGCTTGCCAGCAAGGATGCCCGCGCGCAGGTGGAGGATGTGGCCACGGCCGTGGCCGGGCTGGTGCGCGCTGGTGTGCCCATGAGCGAGATCGCCGTGCTCTATGTGCGCAACAGGAATGAAGCCGTGGACAATCTCGCCGAGGCCCTTGTGGAGGCGCTCGAGGCGCGCGGCGTTCTCGCCCGCTGGGCCGCGCGGGACACGGGCAGCAAGCGCGCCTACGACATCACCACCGACAGCGTGACCGTATCCACCATCCACAGCGCCAAGGGCCTCGACTATGCCCGGGTCTTCCTGCTGGGGCTCGACGAGGTGCCGGCGGATGATGAAAAAGCGCGGCGCCTCGCCCATGTGGGCGTGACAAGGGCGCGGGAGGGCCTCACTCTCTGCACCAGCCATGCCGGGGGCCTTGCAGCGGCCCTGAAAGACAGCCTCAAGGGAGAACCTCGATGCAAAAACTGCTGA
- a CDS encoding dynamin family protein translates to MKSAAQFMESVENIGERLAPYDSLLATQDLQNFKNLARNLREALREEETKGKTLRLGIVGSVKAGKSTFLNALLFNGEEVLPKAATPMTASLTRLGFSENQFLNFVFYTHEDWQIIKSAHREVERALDRAVRQAEAEEEKRARQVPGYLPRPIEKNHVFETLNLPESQKACYELVEQAEKNGLDVFRLLGKGERKEIATLDEVCRLLREYVGSDGKYSPIVKYVEMGINNATLKDLEIVDTPGLNDPIRSRSEETYKFMGQCDAVFLLSRASQFLSGEDMQLLGRTLLDNGISRVSVIATQMDLGAQNEVGKTSSYSRALENTLDNVLRTGKRNNVPQAPIPVSSLFEILACKMEGGKPLGPDEKQVLERNLRRFKEHVPASPADFREIANMGAVREELAKYREDKDRIIEEHQKDRAREARRTFIEILTALGRAVDTDSRILEEHDMGSLKALRAGLLELMDSVSLPISDVFSRMENEVGQKFADLKNRITANAKRFEDIDVNVSARNEDRHHTTGMLWWKKTHTTTVTITTYTAQLVNALELLRKYAAHCEEDINDTVKELVDKDKLNETLKRIVLPFYRKFEASNLRLPMSEEMILHPVNALVQEFNIPQWQFDNTPYNSVLQSGFEDKIENDAIYRFKTAFELQLQELCKDMRKNLEERQGQIVDKLHDARVNFAGEVRQLLEGQMAKLMEQMNDRQESVGRYAECRNTLEQCKKLLVE, encoded by the coding sequence ATGAAGTCCGCAGCCCAATTCATGGAATCGGTGGAAAACATCGGCGAGCGGCTTGCGCCGTATGACAGCCTGCTCGCCACGCAGGACCTGCAGAATTTCAAAAACCTTGCCCGCAACCTGCGCGAGGCCCTGCGGGAAGAGGAAACCAAGGGCAAGACCTTGCGCCTCGGTATTGTGGGGTCGGTCAAGGCGGGCAAGTCCACCTTTCTCAACGCGCTGTTGTTCAATGGCGAGGAGGTGCTGCCCAAGGCCGCCACGCCCATGACGGCATCGCTCACCCGGCTGGGCTTTTCCGAAAACCAGTTCCTCAACTTCGTGTTCTATACCCATGAGGACTGGCAGATCATTAAGTCGGCCCACAGGGAAGTGGAGCGCGCCCTCGACAGGGCGGTGCGGCAGGCCGAGGCGGAGGAGGAAAAGCGGGCGCGCCAGGTTCCGGGCTACCTGCCGCGGCCCATAGAGAAAAACCACGTCTTTGAAACCCTCAACCTGCCCGAAAGCCAGAAGGCCTGTTACGAGCTGGTGGAACAGGCCGAAAAGAACGGCCTTGACGTTTTCAGGCTGCTCGGAAAGGGCGAGAGAAAAGAAATAGCCACCCTCGACGAGGTCTGCCGGCTGCTCAGGGAATATGTGGGCAGTGACGGCAAATACTCCCCCATAGTGAAATATGTGGAGATGGGCATCAACAACGCCACCCTGAAGGACCTGGAAATCGTCGACACGCCGGGGCTCAATGATCCCATCCGCTCCCGCAGCGAAGAGACCTACAAGTTCATGGGGCAGTGCGACGCCGTGTTCCTGCTCTCGCGCGCGTCGCAATTCCTCAGCGGCGAGGACATGCAGCTTTTGGGGCGCACCTTGCTGGACAACGGCATAAGCCGCGTCTCGGTCATCGCCACCCAGATGGACCTCGGGGCGCAGAACGAGGTCGGCAAGACCAGCTCCTATTCCAGGGCGCTGGAGAATACGCTGGATAACGTGCTGCGCACGGGCAAGCGGAACAATGTGCCGCAGGCGCCCATCCCGGTGAGCAGCCTCTTCGAGATCCTGGCCTGCAAAATGGAGGGCGGAAAGCCCCTGGGCCCGGACGAGAAACAGGTGCTGGAAAGGAACCTCAGGCGCTTCAAGGAGCATGTGCCGGCAAGCCCCGCCGACTTTCGGGAGATTGCCAACATGGGGGCCGTGCGCGAGGAGCTCGCCAAGTACCGGGAGGACAAGGACAGGATCATTGAGGAGCACCAGAAAGACCGCGCCCGCGAGGCGCGGCGCACATTCATCGAGATCCTCACCGCGCTGGGCCGGGCCGTGGACACGGACAGCCGCATCCTCGAGGAGCACGACATGGGCTCCCTCAAGGCCTTGCGCGCCGGCCTGCTGGAGCTCATGGACTCGGTCTCGCTGCCCATCAGCGATGTTTTCTCGCGCATGGAAAACGAGGTCGGCCAAAAATTCGCCGATCTCAAGAACAGGATCACAGCTAACGCGAAGCGTTTTGAAGACATTGATGTCAATGTCTCCGCCCGCAATGAAGACCGGCACCACACCACGGGCATGTTGTGGTGGAAAAAGACGCATACCACCACCGTCACCATCACGACCTACACGGCGCAGCTGGTGAATGCTCTCGAGCTCCTGCGGAAGTACGCGGCGCATTGCGAAGAGGATATCAATGACACCGTGAAGGAACTGGTGGACAAGGACAAGCTCAATGAGACCCTCAAGCGCATCGTGCTGCCCTTTTACCGGAAGTTTGAGGCCAGCAACCTGCGCCTGCCCATGAGCGAGGAGATGATCCTCCACCCGGTCAACGCGCTGGTGCAGGAATTCAACATCCCTCAATGGCAGTTTGACAACACGCCCTACAATTCGGTCCTGCAAAGCGGCTTTGAGGACAAGATCGAGAACGACGCGATCTACAGGTTCAAGACCGCGTTTGAGCTCCAGTTGCAGGAACTGTGCAAGGATATGCGGAAAAACCTTGAGGAGCGCCAGGGCCAGATCGTCGACAAGCTGCATGATGCGCGGGTCAATTTCGCCGGAGAGGTGCGCCAGCTGCTCGAGGGGCAGATGGCAAAGCTCATGGAGCAGATGAACGACAGGCAGGAGAGCGTGGGGCGCTACGCCGAATGCCGGAATACCCTGGAGCAGTGCAAGAAGCTGCTGGTGGAATAG